One genomic region from Thermoleptolyngbya sichuanensis A183 encodes:
- the gndA gene encoding NADP-dependent phosphogluconate dehydrogenase: MAQSFGLIGLAVMGENLALNIERNGYSMAVYNRTGSVTEEFMRTRAAGKNFVASYTLPEFVQSLERPRKILIMVKAGAPVDAVIEQLKPLLEPGDMIIDGGNSLYEDTERRVKDLESTGLRFIGMGVSGGEEGALNGPSLMPGGTEAAYREIEPIVTKIAAQVDDGPCVTYIGPGGSGHYVKMVHNGIEYGDMQLIAEAYDLLKNAGGLTNEQLHAAFAEWNTTDELNSFLIEITADIFQKIDPDTGKHLVDFILDAAGQKGTGRWTVMSALELGVSIPTIIAAVNARIISSIKEERVAASKELTGPSGLYEGDQQTFINMVRDALYCSKICSYAQGMALLAKASQEFNYNLNLGEMARIWKGGCIIRAGFLNKIKKAYDENPALPNLLLAPEFKQTILDRQAAWREVIMTAAKVGIPVPAFSASLDYFDSYRRATLPQNLTQAQRDYFGAHTYQRIDKAGTFHTEWAPEAPALASVS; encoded by the coding sequence ATGGCACAGAGCTTTGGTCTCATTGGTTTGGCCGTGATGGGCGAAAACCTCGCACTCAACATCGAGCGCAACGGCTATTCAATGGCGGTCTACAACCGCACTGGTTCGGTTACAGAAGAATTTATGAGAACGCGGGCCGCAGGGAAAAACTTCGTCGCCTCCTACACCCTGCCTGAGTTTGTGCAATCCCTAGAGCGCCCTCGCAAAATCCTGATCATGGTCAAGGCTGGTGCCCCTGTTGATGCTGTAATCGAACAGCTTAAGCCCCTGCTTGAACCCGGCGACATGATCATCGACGGCGGCAACTCCCTCTACGAAGACACCGAGCGTCGCGTCAAGGATTTAGAATCCACCGGATTACGCTTTATTGGCATGGGCGTGAGCGGTGGCGAAGAAGGCGCGCTGAACGGGCCCAGCCTCATGCCCGGTGGCACCGAAGCCGCCTATCGCGAAATCGAACCCATTGTCACCAAAATTGCCGCCCAAGTAGACGACGGCCCCTGCGTCACCTACATTGGCCCCGGCGGCTCCGGGCACTACGTCAAGATGGTTCATAACGGCATTGAGTACGGTGACATGCAGCTCATTGCCGAAGCCTACGACCTGCTGAAAAATGCAGGCGGACTGACCAACGAGCAACTCCACGCCGCCTTCGCCGAGTGGAACACCACCGACGAACTCAACTCGTTCCTGATCGAAATTACCGCCGACATCTTCCAGAAGATTGACCCCGACACAGGCAAGCACCTGGTGGATTTCATCCTGGATGCGGCTGGGCAAAAAGGCACGGGTCGCTGGACGGTAATGAGCGCCCTAGAACTGGGTGTCAGCATTCCCACTATCATCGCAGCGGTGAATGCTCGAATCATCTCCTCCATCAAAGAAGAGCGGGTTGCAGCATCCAAGGAACTGACGGGGCCCAGCGGACTCTATGAAGGCGACCAGCAAACTTTTATTAACATGGTGCGGGATGCGCTCTACTGTTCCAAGATTTGCTCCTACGCCCAAGGCATGGCGCTGCTGGCCAAGGCTTCGCAAGAGTTTAACTACAACCTTAACCTGGGCGAAATGGCCCGCATCTGGAAGGGTGGCTGCATTATCCGTGCGGGCTTCTTGAACAAAATCAAGAAAGCCTACGACGAGAACCCTGCTCTCCCTAACCTGCTGCTGGCTCCAGAGTTCAAGCAGACCATTCTGGATCGTCAGGCGGCCTGGCGTGAAGTTATTATGACCGCTGCTAAGGTTGGCATTCCGGTGCCCGCCTTCAGCGCCTCGTTGGACTATTTCGACAGCTACCGCCGCGCCACCCTGCCGCAAAACCTCACCCAGGCTCAGCGCGACTACTTTGGGGCGCACACCTACCAGCGCATCGACAAAGCAGGCACGTTCCACACTGAATGGGCCCCCGAAGCACCCGCACTGGCTAGTGTCAGCTAA
- a CDS encoding CHASE4 domain-containing protein translates to MILGGITTLLFAGSSTILLNSARQVERLTLTRNLDQVERALQNQIDILGNAATDYAIWDETYAYAQGQKPDYISNSIGDVTFTSTQADWMAIARDPQTLLYSAAYDYSSGQINSPADEVFQDALMALPKLFQVGREPSNPQGIVLISGQLTLLVSRPILRSNGSGPAVGSFIFGQTLDADKLAKLSESTQLSLSLHPLTGPTHQQALTQLKTGQSEIVIPLTAQAIAAYRLIYDLHRRPVMLLRIDAPRPVYQQMLLGLRYLGLSLMGAGAVSGLIIWRLLERSLRYLRERDRIQQALQQEAALRQSELRYREKAEELERTLQELRKTQAQLLHSEKMSGLGQLVAGIAHEINNPIGFIYGNITHARQYAHALLDLIALYQQHIPHPPQPVQEAQASIDLPFITADLPKLLNSMRVGAERIRTIVLSLRTFSHMDEAGLKRVEIHNGIDSTLLVLQHRLQTSASGSAIQVTTDYSDLPLVECYPSQINQVVLNILNNAIDALQTPRIPSGFLSDSSPPLIHIQTRYLEDREGKGGKAGKEGSTDGHIQIRIANNGPPIPEDLQSRLFDPFFTTKPVGQGTGLGLAMCYQIIVETHHGILRCNSAPGHHTEFIIQIPVSQTTKRFKA, encoded by the coding sequence TTGATTCTTGGAGGAATCACAACCCTGCTGTTTGCTGGCTCATCAACGATTCTGCTCAACAGCGCCCGTCAGGTCGAAAGGCTGACCCTGACGAGAAACTTGGATCAGGTTGAGCGAGCACTTCAAAATCAAATCGACATTCTGGGCAATGCCGCTACAGACTATGCCATTTGGGACGAGACCTACGCCTATGCCCAGGGTCAAAAGCCAGACTACATCAGCAATTCGATTGGCGACGTTACCTTCACATCGACTCAGGCAGACTGGATGGCGATCGCCCGCGACCCCCAAACCCTACTCTATAGCGCCGCCTACGACTATTCCAGTGGACAAATCAACAGCCCTGCTGATGAAGTCTTTCAGGATGCGCTGATGGCGCTGCCCAAGCTGTTTCAGGTAGGGCGAGAACCGTCAAATCCTCAGGGCATCGTGCTGATTTCTGGACAGCTAACGCTGCTCGTTAGTCGCCCTATTCTGAGAAGTAACGGCAGTGGCCCCGCTGTCGGCAGCTTTATTTTTGGACAAACGCTAGATGCCGATAAGCTTGCTAAGCTCTCCGAATCGACCCAACTGTCGCTATCGCTGCATCCACTCACAGGCCCCACCCATCAGCAAGCCCTAACTCAGCTAAAAACAGGGCAATCGGAGATAGTCATTCCGCTTACAGCGCAGGCGATCGCCGCTTACCGCCTTATCTATGACCTGCACCGCCGGCCCGTCATGTTGCTGCGGATCGATGCGCCCCGACCTGTCTATCAGCAGATGTTGCTGGGTCTGCGCTATTTGGGGTTGTCGCTGATGGGCGCAGGAGCCGTGTCGGGGCTGATTATCTGGCGGCTGCTAGAGCGATCGCTCCGATACCTGCGAGAGCGCGATCGCATCCAGCAAGCCCTCCAGCAAGAAGCCGCCCTGCGTCAGTCAGAACTGCGCTACCGCGAAAAAGCTGAAGAACTCGAACGCACCCTCCAGGAACTTCGCAAAACCCAGGCCCAACTGCTCCACAGCGAAAAAATGTCCGGCTTAGGGCAACTCGTCGCAGGCATCGCCCACGAAATCAACAACCCCATCGGCTTCATCTACGGCAACATCACCCACGCTCGCCAATATGCCCATGCTCTGCTCGACCTAATCGCTCTTTATCAGCAGCACATTCCCCATCCCCCACAACCCGTGCAAGAGGCGCAAGCCAGCATAGATCTACCGTTCATCACTGCCGATCTGCCCAAACTGCTCAACTCCATGCGGGTCGGAGCCGAGCGCATCCGTACTATCGTCCTCTCACTCCGCACCTTTTCCCACATGGATGAGGCAGGACTGAAGCGAGTCGAAATTCATAACGGCATCGACAGCACACTGCTAGTCTTGCAGCATCGGCTTCAAACGTCTGCCAGCGGTTCTGCTATTCAAGTTACAACTGACTACAGCGATTTGCCTCTTGTAGAGTGCTACCCCAGCCAAATCAACCAGGTGGTTCTGAACATCCTCAACAATGCCATTGATGCTCTTCAGACTCCGCGAATTCCCAGCGGATTCCTATCAGATTCCTCCCCTCCCCTGATCCATATTCAGACTCGATATCTGGAGGACAGGGAGGGCAAAGGAGGCAAAGCGGGTAAGGAGGGAAGCACTGATGGACACATCCAAATCCGCATCGCCAACAACGGCCCCCCAATCCCCGAAGATCTCCAATCCCGCCTGTTCGATCCCTTCTTCACCACCAAGCCCGTCGGCCAGGGCACAGGCCTCGGACTCGCCATGTGCTACCAAATCATCGTCGAAACCCACCACGGCATCCTCCGTTGTAATTCTGCCCCAGGACACCACACCGAATTCATCATTCAAATTCCTGTATCCCAGACAACCAAACGGTTTAAGGCATAA
- a CDS encoding small RNA NsiR4-regulated ssr1528 family protein, which yields MPNYGGADAVDEAIARGIDFDGSPIPQAKLDLYSRVMGLEAGRQRSGVSNTMRSRIVRIGAKHIPQDELNQMLIAADFAPLKDKEIAFFYGGKS from the coding sequence ATGCCTAATTATGGAGGGGCTGACGCAGTGGACGAGGCGATCGCCCGTGGCATTGATTTTGACGGGTCGCCCATTCCCCAAGCCAAATTAGACCTCTACAGTCGAGTGATGGGGCTGGAGGCGGGTCGGCAGCGCAGCGGCGTAAGCAACACCATGCGATCGCGCATCGTCCGCATCGGCGCAAAGCACATTCCTCAGGACGAGCTAAATCAGATGTTGATTGCGGCCGACTTTGCCCCGCTGAAGGATAAAGAAATCGCTTTCTTTTACGGTGGTAAATCGTAA
- a CDS encoding TMEM14 family protein — MVPTPSAIAAIAYGLLALVGGIIGYRQASSRASLISGGISGALLLLSGILQAAGIPWARGLAALITGTLVVVFIMRWIKTRKPMPALLMIVAGLASLFVTGFIL; from the coding sequence ATGGTGCCTACTCCCAGCGCAATTGCGGCGATCGCCTATGGCTTACTGGCGCTGGTCGGCGGCATCATTGGCTATCGGCAGGCGAGCAGCCGGGCCTCGCTCATCTCCGGCGGCATCAGCGGCGCGCTGCTCCTTTTGTCAGGGATCTTGCAAGCAGCGGGCATACCCTGGGCGCGGGGGCTGGCCGCGCTGATCACTGGGACACTGGTGGTCGTTTTTATTATGCGCTGGATTAAAACCCGAAAGCCAATGCCAGCCCTGCTGATGATCGTGGCAGGACTGGCATCGCTGTTTGTGACGGGCTTTATCTTGTGA
- a CDS encoding phage holin family protein, with product MIGLLISILVLAISLLIISKLPLGIDIDNPGAALFAGAIIGVLNGIWYAFPQFIRTASWLFTLGIVPLLGSVIVFGLAALLTQGFRLRWGIGSAILGAIALAFVSSILNYILSATGLLPAGAV from the coding sequence ATGATTGGACTTTTAATTTCGATTTTGGTGTTGGCAATTAGCCTGCTGATTATCTCTAAACTCCCTCTGGGAATTGACATTGACAATCCCGGTGCGGCCCTGTTTGCGGGTGCCATTATTGGGGTGCTGAATGGCATTTGGTACGCCTTTCCGCAGTTTATTCGCACGGCCTCCTGGCTGTTTACCCTGGGCATTGTGCCGCTGCTGGGTTCGGTCATTGTGTTTGGTCTGGCGGCCCTGCTGACTCAGGGCTTCCGCCTGCGCTGGGGCATCGGCAGCGCCATTTTGGGGGCGATCGCCCTAGCCTTCGTTAGCTCGATTTTGAACTATATCCTGTCGGCAACGGGTCTGCTGCCTGCGGGTGCGGTGTAG
- a CDS encoding C45 family autoproteolytic acyltransferase/hydolase, which translates to MRHGVWDVRGLRNWAIARFLRLRQMFHRPYRPSVKLGVGLGLGLLLSLLLNLLMAHRVSAAQTVILQFRDQRLSVPYAELATFAAQKTLSEPTQALLIAAEIEPDAMHHWLTQAIALPNLDALPERQFILLQINKTVGDPLGSERLDEVETALRRALRDDGTFSVLELLQQYPQPAVRLEVGRLEQAYTDVELVVNRLLPVLRTVQTLLPELVCDCAATLEATRLNVQPGDQAQTAAAGWTEAAAAIAPAIHSPPIESSVQTTALTGAIASAKNRLIANTGILADPSASPKQTASPKQTASAQAVPPLPDFANRRLVIALGPLRPSISIGELTTFAETGYLSPGWRSMLRIAKIAPDQFREALNDSIRANAVNLDEDLNSILGEYALFKIGEVIQTPSNRANIQALRSTLVLSAAGDGQFTLLELLQRYPTSQIVLDGSRLIRLGQLVNRAPSTADGAIAFESWLLNLQASAAETVCDCNIATPGSPAPKVAIAPEKVAEFLPANWQPVPAHREERGLIKIVWLAGTPYDMGYQHGTLLHDEIASIGERPLRIARLAGVGLGLGRLAKNRAFPELLEECRGLADATSDIGIDMDVCMMMSYADVFQEILGYTLPRELFWEGCNQFVATNAATRDGYLYHGSSVDNNEKPVDYVVYNPILFIRQPLDGLPHVFVTYPGVIWPNSGVNVAGISLGLDTAHAADITELSREGRSNVQLMGQILKTATSFAEARSLMETQPRVRGNIIMITDGKSREAGVFEFTGRHLGVRPLQDNGVLYATNHFVLPEMFERQPLPIDLSSDLRFQRLGQLLEPDGISSRYGEIDPTVVADILRDRTHPITLEASPFDVFDDDASPGGNGALRQAIYDPMRLKVWIAAGDPPVPQNPFRCFAVGQLLGFPDAAGCNAPIIP; encoded by the coding sequence ATGAGGCATGGCGTTTGGGATGTTCGAGGATTGCGAAATTGGGCGATCGCCCGGTTCTTGCGACTGCGGCAGATGTTTCATCGTCCTTATCGTCCGTCTGTAAAACTAGGCGTAGGACTGGGTTTGGGGCTGCTGCTGAGCCTGCTGCTCAACCTGCTGATGGCTCATCGCGTCAGCGCTGCCCAAACGGTGATTCTTCAGTTTCGGGATCAGCGGCTCTCAGTTCCCTATGCCGAATTGGCGACCTTTGCAGCGCAGAAAACCCTTTCAGAACCAACCCAGGCATTGTTGATTGCCGCAGAGATTGAGCCAGACGCAATGCACCACTGGCTGACGCAGGCGATCGCCCTGCCCAATTTGGACGCACTGCCAGAGCGCCAATTTATCCTTCTCCAGATCAATAAAACCGTGGGCGATCCCCTCGGCAGTGAGCGGCTCGACGAGGTGGAAACGGCCCTTCGCCGCGCCCTCCGAGATGACGGCACGTTTTCTGTGCTGGAACTGCTGCAACAGTATCCCCAACCTGCCGTGCGGCTGGAAGTGGGACGACTGGAGCAAGCCTATACGGATGTGGAACTGGTGGTGAATCGGCTGCTGCCCGTGCTGCGGACGGTGCAGACGCTGCTGCCGGAGTTGGTGTGCGACTGCGCTGCAACGCTTGAAGCCACTCGTCTCAACGTCCAGCCTGGTGACCAAGCTCAAACGGCCGCGGCTGGGTGGACTGAAGCCGCTGCGGCGATCGCCCCTGCCATACACTCGCCCCCCATCGAGTCGTCTGTTCAAACCACTGCTCTCACGGGGGCGATCGCCAGCGCAAAAAACCGCCTGATCGCAAACACAGGCATTCTTGCCGACCCCAGCGCCAGCCCAAAACAGACCGCCAGCCCAAAACAGACCGCCAGCGCTCAGGCTGTGCCCCCGCTGCCAGACTTTGCCAATCGGCGACTGGTGATTGCCTTGGGCCCGCTGCGCCCGTCTATCAGCATTGGCGAACTGACCACCTTTGCCGAAACGGGCTACCTTTCACCCGGATGGCGATCGATGCTACGGATTGCCAAAATTGCGCCTGATCAGTTTCGGGAGGCTTTGAACGACTCCATTAGAGCCAACGCAGTTAACTTAGATGAAGATCTGAATTCCATATTGGGAGAATACGCGCTATTTAAGATTGGCGAGGTGATTCAAACCCCATCCAATCGGGCAAATATCCAGGCGCTGCGGTCTACGCTGGTGCTGTCTGCGGCGGGCGACGGGCAGTTCACCCTGCTGGAACTGTTGCAACGCTATCCGACTTCACAGATTGTGCTAGACGGGTCGCGGCTAATTCGCTTGGGGCAGTTGGTCAATCGCGCACCTTCAACGGCCGACGGGGCGATCGCCTTTGAATCGTGGCTGCTAAACCTGCAAGCCTCCGCCGCCGAAACCGTCTGCGATTGCAATATAGCAACCCCAGGATCACCCGCGCCTAAAGTGGCGATCGCCCCCGAAAAAGTCGCTGAATTCCTGCCCGCCAATTGGCAGCCCGTCCCCGCCCACCGAGAAGAGCGCGGCTTAATCAAAATCGTCTGGCTAGCAGGAACCCCCTACGACATGGGCTATCAGCACGGTACCCTACTGCATGATGAAATCGCCAGCATTGGCGAACGGCCGCTGCGGATCGCTCGGCTGGCAGGTGTAGGGCTGGGGCTAGGGCGACTGGCCAAAAACCGAGCCTTCCCAGAGCTACTAGAAGAATGCCGGGGATTGGCCGATGCGACCAGCGATATCGGCATTGATATGGACGTTTGCATGATGATGTCCTACGCGGACGTGTTCCAAGAAATCCTCGGCTACACGCTGCCGCGAGAGCTGTTTTGGGAAGGCTGTAACCAGTTTGTGGCAACCAACGCCGCAACCAGAGACGGCTATCTCTACCACGGCAGCAGCGTCGATAACAACGAAAAACCCGTCGATTACGTCGTCTACAACCCCATCCTGTTTATCCGGCAGCCGCTTGACGGCCTGCCCCATGTGTTTGTCACCTATCCCGGTGTAATCTGGCCAAACTCTGGGGTGAATGTGGCAGGCATTTCGCTGGGCCTGGATACGGCCCACGCGGCGGATATCACCGAACTGTCGCGGGAAGGGCGCAGCAATGTGCAACTTATGGGGCAAATCTTGAAAACGGCCACTAGCTTTGCCGAAGCCCGCAGCCTCATGGAAACGCAGCCTCGCGTGCGGGGCAACATCATTATGATTACTGATGGCAAGTCGCGGGAAGCAGGCGTATTCGAGTTTACGGGGCGGCACTTGGGCGTGCGTCCCCTCCAAGACAACGGCGTGCTTTACGCGACCAATCATTTCGTCCTGCCGGAGATGTTTGAGCGCCAGCCGCTGCCAATTGACCTTTCGAGTGATCTCCGGTTTCAGCGCTTGGGGCAGCTTTTGGAGCCAGATGGTATCAGTTCTCGCTATGGCGAAATCGACCCGACGGTGGTAGCAGACATTTTGCGCGATCGCACTCATCCCATCACGCTGGAAGCCAGCCCGTTTGATGTGTTTGACGACGATGCTAGTCCCGGCGGCAATGGCGCGTTGCGACAGGCAATTTATGACCCGATGCGGCTCAAGGTGTGGATTGCGGCAGGCGATCCGCCTGTGCCCCAAAATCCGTTTCGCTGCTTTGCCGTTGGGCAACTGCTAGGGTTCCCTGATGCAGCGGGCTGCAACGCCCCGATCATCCCCTAG
- a CDS encoding bluetail domain-containing putative surface protein — MSTIITVTTTADSGAGSLRAAIAQATSGSTIRFASSLAGQTITLTSGQINIPAGKNLTIDGSTAPGLKISGNNKSRIFNLQSTSVQPTSLSVKNLTLINGFTTERGGAIATEHQGKLTLENVVFTNNVANKGGGAVFSAFEGSLTVTGSKFTGNRATAGNDERGAGAIAFWGPGPLTVRNSEFVNNQGINGGAINSLNGKLTIENSKFLNNSTTAAFYDTGKPNPFLRGFGGAIYTDRASSTSEASGFIRIVNSVFEGNKGKGEGGAAYLYTGKQDSVTITGSLFKDNAVTALPQGNGGNGGAIVVMSNDLNRGLTISNTAFVGNSATGQGGGIWTMKAPATITNSTFSGNSVTGRGPSNVGGGMALYNNATIVNTTIALNTAGWVGGGVSVAGGSTATLRNTVFFNNTAANGGNTWNIQQQSSGTFANGGGNLQFSTFAGGANSSNLVFSGIRIADPKLGGLQQMSDGFLLFHPLLEGSAAINAGVSSGAPTTDKLGRTRDSKIDIGAVEFGATGTVVNPPTEITGTAADDILLGTAGADVLRGEGGNDILLGRAGGDTLVGGAGADWFVYSAGRQGKALRQSLVTAPDRILDLNVLEGDRLVFDFDNNLTTLNRPKALFNAGNIRAKTLEDAVKLAYADKNQKRGGRQALKANEAVMFRWKQELYLSANNGTASFNAKDDLVVNLTTATLAEGHATLGALPVATYFA, encoded by the coding sequence ATGTCCACAATCATTACGGTGACGACGACCGCCGACAGCGGTGCTGGATCATTGCGGGCGGCGATCGCCCAAGCCACCAGCGGCAGCACGATTCGCTTTGCCAGCAGCCTGGCCGGGCAAACCATTACCCTCACCAGCGGCCAGATCAATATTCCCGCAGGCAAAAATCTAACTATCGACGGCAGCACTGCGCCGGGGCTAAAAATTAGCGGCAACAACAAGTCGCGCATTTTTAACCTGCAATCGACCTCGGTGCAGCCCACCAGCCTGTCGGTGAAAAATCTGACGCTGATCAACGGCTTCACCACCGAGCGCGGCGGGGCGATCGCCACGGAACACCAGGGCAAGCTAACGCTGGAAAACGTTGTTTTCACCAACAATGTCGCCAACAAGGGCGGCGGCGCGGTGTTCAGCGCCTTTGAAGGCTCCCTGACGGTGACGGGCAGCAAGTTCACAGGCAACCGGGCCACGGCGGGCAATGACGAACGGGGGGCAGGGGCGATCGCCTTTTGGGGCCCCGGCCCGCTGACGGTAAGAAACAGCGAGTTTGTCAACAACCAGGGCATCAACGGTGGCGCGATCAACAGCCTCAACGGCAAGCTCACCATCGAAAATTCCAAGTTTCTCAACAACAGCACGACGGCTGCTTTTTACGACACAGGCAAGCCCAACCCGTTTTTGCGGGGCTTTGGCGGCGCAATCTACACCGACCGCGCCAGTTCCACCAGCGAAGCGTCCGGCTTTATCCGCATTGTCAACAGCGTGTTTGAGGGCAACAAGGGCAAGGGCGAAGGCGGCGCGGCCTACCTCTATACAGGCAAGCAAGATAGCGTCACTATTACGGGCAGCCTGTTCAAAGACAACGCGGTGACGGCACTGCCCCAGGGCAACGGGGGCAACGGCGGGGCGATCGTGGTCATGAGCAACGACCTGAACCGGGGGCTGACCATTAGCAACACGGCGTTTGTCGGCAACAGCGCCACAGGTCAGGGCGGCGGCATCTGGACGATGAAGGCTCCTGCCACGATTACCAACAGCACCTTTTCTGGAAACTCGGTCACTGGCCGCGGACCGAGCAATGTGGGCGGCGGCATGGCGCTCTACAACAACGCCACGATTGTCAACACCACGATTGCCCTCAATACCGCAGGCTGGGTCGGCGGCGGCGTTTCGGTGGCAGGTGGCAGCACTGCGACGCTACGAAACACTGTCTTTTTCAACAACACCGCAGCCAACGGCGGCAACACCTGGAATATCCAGCAGCAGAGCAGCGGCACGTTTGCCAATGGCGGCGGCAACCTGCAATTTTCCACCTTTGCGGGCGGTGCAAACAGCAGCAATCTGGTGTTTTCTGGCATTCGCATTGCCGATCCGAAACTGGGCGGTTTGCAGCAGATGAGTGACGGTTTTCTGCTGTTTCATCCGCTTCTGGAGGGCAGCGCTGCGATTAACGCAGGCGTTAGCTCCGGCGCACCCACGACAGACAAGCTAGGCCGCACCCGCGACAGCAAAATCGACATTGGCGCAGTGGAGTTTGGCGCAACGGGCACAGTGGTCAACCCGCCCACCGAAATCACGGGCACGGCGGCAGACGACATCCTGCTGGGCACTGCGGGTGCGGACGTGTTGCGGGGCGAAGGCGGCAATGACATCCTGCTGGGTAGGGCAGGCGGCGATACGCTGGTCGGCGGCGCGGGAGCAGACTGGTTTGTCTATAGCGCGGGTCGGCAGGGCAAGGCGCTCAGGCAATCGCTGGTCACTGCGCCCGATCGCATTTTAGATTTGAATGTGCTGGAGGGCGATCGCCTCGTGTTCGACTTTGACAACAACCTGACCACGCTGAACCGCCCCAAAGCGCTGTTCAACGCAGGCAACATTAGGGCAAAAACCCTAGAAGATGCCGTCAAGCTGGCCTACGCCGACAAAAATCAGAAGCGAGGCGGCCGTCAGGCGCTCAAGGCAAACGAAGCAGTCATGTTTCGCTGGAAGCAAGAGCTATACCTCTCCGCCAACAACGGCACTGCCAGCTTCAATGCCAAGGATGACCTTGTAGTCAACCTCACGACCGCAACCCTCGCAGAGGGCCACGCCACCCTGGGCGCACTGCCCGTTGCTACCTACTTTGCCTGA